A region of Anolis carolinensis isolate JA03-04 unplaced genomic scaffold, rAnoCar3.1.pri scaffold_7, whole genome shotgun sequence DNA encodes the following proteins:
- the marchf2 gene encoding E3 ubiquitin-protein ligase MARCHF2 gives MTTGDCCPLPGSLCDCPAGKRVEEGAEPDRPQYVAQVTAKDGRLLSTVIKALGPQSEGPFCRICHEGPSGEGLLSPCDCTGTLGAVHKSCLEKWLSSSNTSYCELCHTQFVVQRRPRPLTEWLQEPGPRNEKRTLFCDMVCFLFITPLAAISGWLCLRGAQDHLQFNSRLEAIGLIALTIALFTIYVLWTLVSFRYHCQLYSEWRRTNQKVLLMLPDSAKPGPPPAPHSLLSAKLLKKKADETTV, from the exons ATGACGACGGGCGACTGCTGCCCGCTGCCCGGCTCCCTTTGTGACTGTCCGGCCGGCAAGCGGGTGGAGGAGGGGGCGGAGCCGGACCGGCCGCAGTACGTGGCCCAGGTGACCGCCAAGGACGGGCGCCTCCTCTCCACCGTCATCAAGGCCCTCGGCCCACAGAG CGAGGGCCCCTTCTGCCGGATCTGCCACGAGGGCCCCAGCGGGGAGGGTCTGCTCTCGCCCTGCGACTGCACCGGCACCCTGGGCGCCGTCCACAAGAGCTGCCTCGAGAAGTGGCTCTCCTCCTCCAACACCAGCTACTGCGAGCTCTGCCACACACAGTTCGTGGTCCAGCGCCGACCACGGCCCCTCACCGAG TGGCTGCAGGAGCCGGGCCCGCGCAACGAGAAGCGGACGCTGTTCTGCGACATGGTGTGCTTCCTGTTCATCACGCCGCTGGCCGCCATCTCGGGCTGGCTCTGCCTCCGGGGGGCCCAGGACCACCTCCAGTTCAACAGCCGCCTCGAGGCCATCGGACTCATCGCCCTCACCATTGCACTTTTCACCATCTACGTCCTCTGGACGCTG GTCTCATTCCGCTACCATTGCCAGCTGTACTCAGAGTGGCGACGGACCAACCAGAAAGTCCTGCTGATGCTGCCGGACTCGGCCAAGCCCGGCCCGCCCCCGGCCCCGCACTCCCTGCTCTCCGCCAAGCTGCTCAAGAAGAAGGCCGACGAGACCACGGTATGA